One window of Flavobacteriales bacterium genomic DNA carries:
- a CDS encoding Hpt domain-containing protein, with product MVLPAQSRTSAADSLKAEVAEQRTSLVLADSTGDLPAAFSGRMRLVPLVSKTEAVKLLKQAFAIANDMGRPDLGSVAHRELAQRYDNAGNSASAYTEALLSDSLERLSAARQRDSLNDQHTMTMARLMAVKDSSVQAGAGRERRIAEALLEVQRNADRWMWIALATAGVGLLLVIGLLYRMGSTSRKLRTSIEALRSEIEALKKPVNRLKELPDREDVVCAIPESGLYEAPAIALDEAMDPVVVAMFRKSAPERLATLQQAREQADHAKVVRVVHSLKPQLISFDQERFTPLCARLMTTGAEQNKQLWSADLDALEAAISDLLIKAGH from the coding sequence TTGGTATTGCCCGCTCAAAGCCGGACCAGTGCAGCGGACAGCTTGAAGGCCGAGGTCGCTGAACAGCGCACATCATTGGTCCTGGCGGACAGCACGGGTGACCTTCCGGCAGCCTTCTCGGGAAGAATGCGCTTGGTACCCTTGGTGAGCAAGACCGAGGCTGTGAAACTGTTGAAGCAAGCGTTTGCGATCGCCAATGACATGGGCCGTCCCGACCTGGGATCAGTAGCCCATCGGGAACTCGCCCAGCGCTATGACAACGCTGGGAATAGTGCCTCCGCTTACACGGAAGCCTTGCTGAGTGATTCGCTGGAACGCCTCAGCGCAGCACGCCAACGGGACAGCCTGAACGACCAACATACCATGACGATGGCCCGCCTAATGGCGGTCAAGGACAGTTCAGTTCAAGCAGGGGCCGGGCGTGAGCGGCGGATCGCAGAGGCGCTGTTGGAGGTGCAACGTAACGCGGACCGTTGGATGTGGATCGCGCTGGCCACGGCGGGCGTGGGCCTGTTGCTGGTGATCGGCCTGCTCTACCGCATGGGAAGCACGAGCCGCAAGCTCCGCACTTCCATCGAAGCCTTGCGCAGCGAGATCGAAGCCTTGAAGAAACCGGTCAACCGGTTGAAGGAGCTCCCTGATCGGGAAGACGTGGTCTGCGCCATTCCTGAAAGCGGTCTGTATGAAGCTCCGGCAATTGCCTTGGATGAAGCCATGGACCCGGTGGTGGTGGCGATGTTCCGCAAGTCAGCGCCGGAACGCTTGGCCACGCTGCAACAGGCCCGTGAACAGGCAGATCACGCGAAAGTGGTCCGTGTGGTGCATTCCCTGAAGCCGCAGCTCATCAGTTTTGATCAGGAACGTTTCACGCCGTTGTGCGCAAGGCTCATGACGACAGGTGCGGAACAGAACAAGCAACTATGGTCGGCGGACCTTGATGCGCTGGAGGCGGCTATTTCGGATCTGCTGATCAAGGCGGGTCACTGA
- a CDS encoding sodium:proton antiporter — protein sequence MGTFATFSLLIVIAALFAYVNFRVLKLPSSIGLMFLALLFSVLLVAVGKMMPHVLGDMQSLVQHLDLSRLLMNNMLGFLLFAGAIHIKLDILRQEKWAVMALSTVGVITSTMLVGTVMFYLLAAFGIPMEYLHCLLFGALISPTDPIAVLGILKEAKVPPSLEMKIAGESLFNDGVAVVVFLTILEISESPASFGWSEVAVLFVQEAVGGIAFGLVIGYITFVMMRSIDNYKVEVLLSLAVVMGGYALAQALHVSGPLAMVAAGILIGNHGKKHAMSKITEEYVDKFWELIDEILNAMLFVLIGLELLVVKLDPIHFVVGGIAILLILVVRYVSVWVPAQLIRFKERMHHPTLLMLTWGGLRGGISIAMAISLGDTFDRGLWITLTYIVVTFSILVQGMTIGKLARRLAKRQKVQKANSPRSAR from the coding sequence ATGGGCACCTTCGCCACCTTCTCCCTGCTGATCGTAATTGCGGCGCTCTTCGCCTACGTGAATTTCCGGGTGCTGAAGCTGCCTTCTTCGATCGGCCTGATGTTCTTGGCCCTGCTGTTCTCGGTGCTGCTGGTAGCGGTTGGCAAAATGATGCCGCACGTGTTGGGCGACATGCAATCACTGGTGCAGCATCTTGATCTTTCACGCCTGCTGATGAACAACATGCTGGGTTTCCTGCTTTTCGCGGGAGCGATCCACATCAAGCTTGACATACTGCGACAGGAGAAATGGGCGGTGATGGCGCTTTCCACGGTGGGCGTGATCACGAGCACGATGCTGGTGGGCACCGTGATGTTCTACCTGTTGGCGGCCTTTGGCATCCCGATGGAATACCTGCACTGCCTTCTCTTCGGCGCGCTCATCTCCCCCACCGATCCCATCGCGGTACTCGGTATTTTGAAGGAGGCGAAGGTTCCGCCCTCATTGGAGATGAAGATCGCCGGGGAATCGCTCTTCAACGATGGCGTGGCGGTGGTGGTGTTCCTCACCATTCTGGAGATCTCCGAAAGTCCCGCGTCATTCGGGTGGTCCGAAGTGGCTGTGTTGTTCGTGCAGGAGGCCGTCGGCGGCATCGCGTTCGGCCTGGTCATCGGCTACATCACTTTCGTGATGATGCGCAGCATCGACAACTACAAGGTGGAGGTGCTGCTTTCGTTGGCAGTGGTGATGGGCGGGTATGCGCTGGCCCAGGCGCTGCATGTCTCCGGGCCCTTGGCGATGGTAGCGGCAGGGATCCTCATCGGCAACCACGGCAAGAAGCATGCGATGAGCAAGATCACCGAGGAATACGTGGACAAATTCTGGGAGCTGATCGATGAGATCCTCAACGCCATGCTCTTCGTGTTGATCGGGCTGGAGCTGCTTGTGGTGAAACTGGACCCGATCCACTTCGTCGTTGGCGGCATCGCGATACTGCTGATCCTCGTGGTGCGCTACGTCTCGGTCTGGGTGCCCGCACAGCTCATCCGGTTCAAGGAGCGGATGCACCACCCCACCCTGCTTATGCTCACCTGGGGCGGCCTGCGCGGGGGCATCTCCATCGCCATGGCGATCTCCCTGGGCGACACGTTCGATCGCGGCCTGTGGATCACGCTCACGTACATCGTGGTCACCTTTTCCATTCTCGTGCAAGGCATGACCATCGGCAAGCTGGCACGCCGGTTGGCGAAGCGTCAGAAGGTGCAAAAGGCTAATTCACCACGAAGCGCGCGGTAG
- a CDS encoding aspartate kinase — protein sequence MKVFKFGGASVKDAAGVRNLAEVVKRYGLDDLVIVVSAMGKTTNALEEVVWAWIDGRPTDDKVDALEQVHSEVLHEVAPHDEGAGKLLTNHFHALRAILKHPATKDIDLHYDQVVSFGELWSSVIVKAHLDASGITSAWWDARTVVRTDGRHRSASVDWEASADGAAILRAHVPDAPFRVVTQGFIGGAKDGTTTTLGREGSDFSAAIFAYLLDAESVTIWKDVAGMFNADPNRFADTTLLEHISYREAIELSYFGASVIHPRTLQPLQRKNIPLYVRSFLDAEVAGSTISDATDRDTLVPSFIVKPKQLLISITPRDLSFIVEENLSGIFKSFADRQVRIELMQNSALAFSVAVDDSPRARQLIEELRKDYEVRYNESCELITVRHYDEATLKRLLNGKEPLIEQRSRTTARFVVN from the coding sequence ATGAAAGTCTTTAAGTTCGGCGGTGCCAGCGTGAAGGACGCGGCAGGTGTGCGCAATCTGGCGGAGGTGGTGAAGCGGTACGGGCTTGACGACCTCGTGATCGTGGTGAGCGCGATGGGCAAGACCACCAATGCGCTGGAGGAAGTGGTATGGGCGTGGATCGACGGCCGACCGACCGATGACAAAGTGGACGCTTTGGAACAGGTACATTCCGAAGTGCTCCATGAGGTCGCCCCGCATGATGAGGGAGCCGGGAAGCTCTTGACCAACCACTTTCATGCCTTGCGGGCCATCCTGAAGCATCCGGCCACGAAGGATATTGACCTGCACTACGATCAAGTGGTGTCGTTCGGAGAGCTCTGGAGCAGCGTGATCGTCAAGGCCCACTTGGACGCCTCCGGGATCACGAGCGCGTGGTGGGATGCCCGCACCGTGGTCCGGACGGACGGGAGGCACCGCAGCGCGTCAGTGGATTGGGAAGCCAGCGCCGACGGGGCAGCGATCCTGCGCGCCCATGTTCCGGACGCGCCGTTCCGTGTGGTGACGCAAGGCTTTATCGGCGGGGCGAAGGACGGCACCACCACCACGCTCGGCCGTGAAGGCTCGGATTTCTCCGCAGCGATCTTCGCCTATCTCTTGGATGCCGAAAGCGTGACCATCTGGAAGGATGTAGCCGGCATGTTCAATGCCGATCCCAACCGGTTCGCCGATACCACCTTGTTGGAGCATATCAGTTACCGCGAGGCGATCGAGCTCAGCTACTTCGGTGCCAGCGTGATCCATCCCCGCACCCTGCAGCCCTTGCAGCGCAAGAACATTCCGCTCTACGTGCGCTCCTTCTTGGATGCGGAGGTCGCAGGAAGCACCATCAGTGATGCCACGGACCGCGACACGCTCGTGCCTTCCTTCATCGTGAAGCCGAAGCAACTCCTCATCAGCATCACCCCGCGCGACCTCAGCTTCATCGTGGAGGAGAACCTCAGCGGCATCTTCAAAAGCTTCGCTGATCGGCAGGTGCGCATCGAGCTGATGCAGAACAGTGCCTTGGCCTTCAGCGTTGCGGTGGATGATTCACCCCGTGCCCGACAGCTTATCGAGGAACTACGGAAGGATTATGAGGTGCGCTACAACGAGAGTTGCGAGCTGATCACCGTGCGCCACTACGACGAGGCCACGCTGAAGCGGCTGCTGAACGGCAAGGAGCCGCTGATCGAACAGCGCTCACGCACTACCGCGCGCTTCGTGGTGAATTAG
- a CDS encoding GNAT family N-acetyltransferase: MEITIRKAEARDVPQMLALVKELAVFEKEPEAVTVTEEQMREAGFGPDAVWWGWVAERSEDGIIGIAMCYERYSTWRGRVGYLEDIVVTENARGLGIGELLFKACAEEAVKRDYHHMTWQVLDWNKGAIRFYKRLGAELDGQWVNGRLDKAQLSKLAAQ, translated from the coding sequence ATGGAGATCACGATCCGCAAGGCGGAAGCCCGCGATGTGCCGCAGATGCTGGCTCTGGTAAAGGAGCTGGCGGTATTCGAGAAGGAGCCGGAAGCGGTGACAGTGACGGAAGAGCAGATGCGCGAGGCGGGTTTCGGGCCTGATGCAGTTTGGTGGGGCTGGGTGGCGGAGCGATCAGAAGATGGGATCATCGGAATCGCCATGTGCTATGAGCGCTATTCCACCTGGCGTGGGCGCGTGGGCTATCTGGAGGATATCGTGGTGACGGAAAATGCGCGAGGACTCGGTATCGGGGAACTCCTGTTCAAGGCATGCGCGGAGGAAGCGGTGAAGCGCGACTATCACCACATGACCTGGCAGGTGCTCGACTGGAACAAAGGTGCCATCCGCTTTTACAAGCGCTTGGGCGCAGAGCTGGACGGGCAATGGGTGAACGGCCGCTTGGACAAGGCGCAGCTCAGTAAACTTGCGGCGCAATGA
- the fbp gene encoding class 1 fructose-bisphosphatase, which yields MANITTLSEFIIEREKDFPFATGDLTQLLTSIRLAAKLVNREVNKAGLVNEILGETNAHNIQGERQQKLDVYANDRFISAMRNQGAVCAVASEEEDEHIVFDNPASLNGKYVVAMDPLDGSSNIDVNVSIGTIFSIYRRLDPEKVTLDDFLQPGSQQVAAGYVVYGSSTMLVYTTGSGVNGFTLDPSIGVFCLSHPNMQVPKDGSIYSVNEGNYFDFPENVRGYIDGCKKKKMSARYIGSLVADFHRNLLKGGIYMYPGTADKPNGKLRLLYEANPLAMLIEQAGGSATDGTTRILDLQPTELHQRCPLFIGSTAMVEEVMKG from the coding sequence ATGGCCAACATCACCACCCTCTCGGAATTCATCATCGAACGCGAAAAGGATTTCCCCTTCGCCACCGGTGATCTCACCCAACTGCTCACCTCCATCCGCTTGGCTGCCAAGCTGGTGAACCGGGAAGTGAACAAGGCCGGGCTGGTGAACGAGATCCTTGGCGAGACCAACGCGCACAATATCCAAGGCGAACGCCAGCAGAAGCTCGACGTCTACGCCAACGACCGCTTTATCAGCGCGATGCGCAACCAGGGCGCGGTCTGTGCCGTGGCCAGCGAGGAGGAGGATGAGCACATCGTCTTTGACAATCCTGCTTCACTGAACGGCAAGTACGTGGTGGCCATGGATCCGTTGGACGGTTCCAGCAACATCGACGTGAACGTTTCCATCGGTACCATCTTCTCCATCTATCGTCGGCTGGACCCGGAGAAGGTGACCTTGGATGATTTCCTGCAGCCCGGCAGTCAGCAGGTGGCGGCAGGCTATGTGGTCTACGGCAGCAGCACCATGCTCGTCTACACCACCGGCAGCGGAGTAAACGGATTCACGCTCGACCCTAGCATCGGCGTTTTCTGCCTCAGCCACCCGAACATGCAGGTGCCCAAGGACGGCAGCATCTACTCCGTGAACGAGGGCAACTATTTCGATTTCCCGGAGAATGTGCGTGGCTACATCGATGGCTGCAAAAAGAAAAAGATGAGCGCACGTTACATCGGCAGCCTGGTGGCGGACTTCCACCGCAACTTGCTGAAGGGCGGCATCTACATGTACCCAGGCACCGCCGACAAGCCGAACGGCAAACTGCGCCTGCTCTACGAAGCCAATCCGCTCGCCATGTTGATCGAGCAGGCCGGCGGCAGCGCCACCGACGGCACCACCCGCATTTTGGACCTTCAGCCCACGGAACTGCACCAGCGCTGCCCCTTGTTCATCGGCAGCACGGCAATGGTGGAGGAGGTGATGAAGGGGTAG
- a CDS encoding T9SS type A sorting domain-containing protein produces the protein MRNTLTFLLFAACTATYAQQWELVTPIKTTSEFKSLVMVNDLVGYITDWPNGAVLCTEDGGATWQRRLNLLQNKPLALHMWDDVRGICVGNSGTVYRTTDGFRTATSSFNPTYGHLNCVFFLNDTLGWVGTQTGKIYRSTDAGVSWTLMQSGQSTSNYMTAIQFLNPDTGYASCYAGEMLKSTDGGLTWLNVGPFDQLVLMRDLHFYSTQEGVAVGSAGEVIRTTDGGVTWDSIPSSTTYSLNAMAVQGDVIVACGWWGRTIRSTDRGQTWTEIQVGSSEHMSVALTPSGYGLLGTNGRIQVTHNAGLSWAVLFEGTSAGTVNKMSFANDSIGVAGNGLRTTDGGRKWVAAPSGGLGVHLRADGIGCRGGSSGSFGRTTDYFATGINGTGPNVAIRCTWSLNANTHIVGGGAVYGGIYRTTNNGSTWTHVLDVGNITISDLWFVDDQQGYAVGEYGDNYRTMDGGVTWQPLPPTSGSLTVFFTDAMHGWTKQHRTTDGGDTWTYMGGTPQTTMSVFFTDNDTGYAVGSTGQTVKSTDGGVTWNNALPDILNAGITDAAYVDGYIVIGGAYGDIYRAQVGCPSTPQVPVVTVDGTTLCTDLNGQIQWYRNGIPLAGNTTQCITVEQGGDYHVIVVDGFGCTSAPSVAVPVIFTGITGANASSARLFPNPANGMVRIERSDNAPAMLTLTDLQGRIVRQEAISRNLCTLDLADVRPGVYLVRIATADKAETLRLVKE, from the coding sequence ATGAGAAACACCCTGACATTCCTGCTCTTCGCCGCGTGTACCGCGACCTATGCCCAGCAATGGGAACTCGTCACGCCCATCAAGACCACCAGTGAATTCAAGAGTCTCGTGATGGTGAACGACCTGGTGGGTTATATCACCGACTGGCCCAATGGCGCGGTATTGTGCACGGAGGATGGCGGCGCGACCTGGCAGCGGCGCCTGAACTTGCTCCAGAACAAACCGCTGGCGCTCCACATGTGGGATGATGTGCGCGGCATCTGCGTGGGCAACAGCGGCACCGTATACCGCACCACCGATGGATTCCGCACGGCCACCTCTTCTTTCAATCCCACGTACGGCCACCTCAACTGTGTGTTCTTCCTCAACGATACGTTGGGCTGGGTGGGCACGCAGACCGGGAAGATATACCGCAGCACCGATGCCGGGGTTTCGTGGACGCTGATGCAGAGCGGCCAGAGCACCAGCAACTACATGACGGCGATCCAGTTCCTGAACCCCGACACAGGCTATGCCAGCTGCTACGCCGGTGAAATGCTGAAAAGCACCGACGGTGGCCTGACCTGGCTGAACGTGGGCCCCTTCGATCAGCTTGTGTTGATGCGCGACCTTCACTTCTACAGCACCCAAGAGGGCGTGGCGGTGGGCAGCGCAGGCGAGGTGATCCGAACCACCGACGGCGGGGTGACTTGGGATTCGATCCCTTCCAGCACCACGTACAGCTTGAACGCCATGGCCGTGCAAGGCGATGTGATCGTGGCCTGTGGCTGGTGGGGGCGCACGATCCGCAGCACGGACCGGGGCCAGACCTGGACGGAGATCCAAGTGGGCAGCTCCGAACACATGAGCGTGGCATTGACGCCGAGCGGCTACGGTTTGCTGGGCACCAACGGGCGCATCCAAGTGACCCACAACGCTGGCCTGAGCTGGGCGGTTTTGTTCGAGGGCACCTCCGCCGGTACTGTCAACAAGATGAGCTTCGCGAATGACAGCATCGGCGTAGCGGGCAACGGGCTGCGTACTACCGATGGTGGCCGCAAATGGGTAGCTGCACCCAGCGGTGGCCTGGGTGTCCACCTGCGTGCTGATGGCATCGGCTGCCGTGGTGGCAGCAGTGGCAGCTTCGGCCGCACCACGGACTATTTCGCAACGGGCATTAACGGCACCGGCCCCAACGTGGCCATCCGATGCACATGGAGCCTGAATGCCAACACGCACATCGTCGGCGGCGGTGCGGTGTACGGCGGCATCTACCGCACCACCAACAACGGTTCCACTTGGACGCATGTGCTCGATGTGGGCAACATCACCATCAGCGACCTCTGGTTCGTGGATGATCAGCAGGGCTATGCCGTGGGCGAGTACGGCGACAACTACCGGACCATGGACGGCGGCGTGACGTGGCAACCTTTGCCCCCCACGAGTGGCAGCTTGACCGTGTTCTTCACCGATGCGATGCACGGCTGGACCAAGCAGCACCGCACCACCGACGGCGGCGACACGTGGACATACATGGGCGGCACGCCGCAGACCACCATGAGCGTCTTTTTCACCGATAACGACACCGGATACGCGGTGGGCAGCACCGGGCAAACGGTGAAGTCCACGGATGGCGGTGTGACCTGGAACAATGCACTGCCGGACATCCTCAACGCGGGGATCACCGATGCCGCCTACGTGGACGGCTACATCGTGATAGGCGGTGCGTACGGAGACATCTACAGGGCGCAGGTGGGCTGTCCAAGCACGCCGCAAGTACCGGTCGTTACGGTGGACGGCACCACGCTCTGCACCGATCTCAACGGGCAGATCCAGTGGTACCGCAATGGAATTCCACTAGCTGGGAACACGACACAATGCATCACTGTTGAACAAGGTGGCGACTACCATGTGATCGTGGTGGACGGGTTCGGATGTACTTCCGCTCCATCGGTAGCCGTACCGGTGATCTTCACCGGGATCACTGGCGCCAACGCATCCTCCGCACGTCTCTTCCCGAACCCGGCGAACGGAATGGTACGCATCGAGCGCTCGGACAATGCACCCGCCATGCTGACGCTCACCGATCTGCAAGGACGCATCGTGCGGCAGGAAGCCATCAGCCGAAACCTCTGCACGCTCGATCTGGCCGACGTGAGACCCGGAGTGTATTTGGTGCGCATCGCCACGGCGGACAAAGCGGAAACGCTACGTTTGGTAAAGGAGTGA
- a CDS encoding DUF1697 domain-containing protein, which yields MAKPVTYLLLFRGVGGATQLPVAPLREALTKAGFTGATTYINSGNALVRSTLSREKTIAKVAKLCREHFGFDKSIFAPTAAEWHAVIANNPFPEVTVGKQLHAATLAATPKPEALEAIRAVAVEGEGLVIVNDVAYLHTPHGFGTSKFAAKFDKGIGVVNTARNWNTVLKMMELAQGLEG from the coding sequence ATGGCGAAACCCGTTACCTACCTCCTTCTCTTCCGTGGCGTGGGCGGTGCCACGCAATTGCCCGTGGCACCGCTCCGCGAAGCGCTGACCAAGGCCGGCTTCACCGGGGCCACCACCTACATCAATAGCGGCAACGCATTGGTCCGAAGTACGCTCTCGCGGGAAAAGACCATTGCCAAAGTGGCCAAGCTGTGCAGGGAGCACTTTGGATTCGACAAGTCCATCTTCGCCCCTACCGCCGCGGAATGGCATGCGGTGATCGCCAACAATCCTTTTCCGGAAGTAACGGTGGGCAAGCAGTTGCATGCTGCGACGCTCGCCGCCACCCCGAAGCCTGAAGCCTTGGAAGCGATACGTGCGGTAGCCGTTGAAGGCGAAGGCTTGGTCATCGTGAACGATGTGGCCTACCTCCACACGCCGCACGGCTTCGGCACCTCCAAGTTCGCGGCCAAATTCGACAAGGGTATCGGCGTGGTGAACACCGCACGGAACTGGAACACGGTGCTGAAAATGATGGAGCTGGCGCAAGGTTTGGAGGGGTAG